The following proteins come from a genomic window of Rhodohalobacter sp. 614A:
- a CDS encoding LysR substrate-binding domain-containing protein produces the protein MTLTQLSYIVAVDKYRHFATAADKSFVTQPTLSMQIHKLEDELGITIFDRSKSPVIPTEIGEKVIEQAKTILKESKQLSDIANFKEDELKGSFKVGIIPTVAPYLVPLFLRSFLKKYPQVDIIIEELLTQEVLERLGNDQLDAGIIATPTSQSFIYTEDLFVEPFVGYLSHNHPLIDKEKLSVDDLDRSNIWLLNEGHCFRDQAVKLCKESNKRNHSRIEFKSGNLETLKRLVEQNFGMTLLPWTAIQEFDGSCVNAVIKEFEDPVPSRKLRLIFGRKHLKQTIIGAFKDSICSSIPKSLKTTEKRVLIE, from the coding sequence ATGACACTTACACAACTCTCATACATTGTCGCCGTTGATAAATACCGGCATTTTGCCACGGCGGCGGATAAAAGTTTTGTTACCCAGCCAACACTCAGCATGCAAATTCACAAGCTGGAGGACGAACTTGGCATCACCATTTTTGATCGTTCCAAATCTCCCGTTATCCCGACCGAAATCGGGGAAAAAGTGATTGAACAGGCCAAAACGATTCTAAAGGAATCGAAACAGTTGTCTGATATCGCCAATTTTAAAGAAGATGAACTTAAGGGCAGTTTTAAAGTTGGAATTATTCCGACGGTTGCCCCTTACCTGGTTCCCTTGTTTCTACGGTCTTTCCTGAAAAAATATCCCCAGGTTGATATTATTATTGAAGAGTTATTGACCCAGGAAGTCCTTGAAAGATTAGGAAATGACCAGTTGGATGCCGGTATTATCGCCACGCCAACCAGCCAAAGTTTTATCTACACGGAAGATCTTTTTGTGGAACCGTTTGTAGGATATCTCTCTCACAATCACCCGCTTATTGATAAAGAGAAACTTTCTGTGGATGATTTGGATCGAAGCAATATCTGGCTTCTGAATGAAGGGCATTGTTTTAGAGATCAGGCTGTGAAATTGTGCAAGGAATCCAACAAAAGGAATCACTCGAGAATTGAGTTCAAAAGCGGAAACCTTGAAACCCTGAAACGCCTGGTTGAGCAGAATTTCGGAATGACTTTACTGCCCTGGACAGCCATCCAGGAGTTTGACGGTAGCTGTGTAAATGCTGTGATTAAAGAGTTTGAAGACCCCGTTCCATCGCGAAAACTTCGCCTCATTTTTGGACGAAAGCATCTCAAGCAAACCATCATCGGCGCGTTTAAAGATTCCATCTGCAGCTCCATTCCAAAATCTTTGAAAACCACGGAAAAGCGTGTGTTGATTGAATGA